The following are encoded together in the Synergistaceae bacterium genome:
- a CDS encoding aspartate-semialdehyde dehydrogenase produces MNAKKIAVLGATGLVGREMLKILEQRNFPVSDLIPLASLRSAGTKVVFRGEELTVEAVNENSFKGTDIALFSAGGKTSRQWAPIAVKSGATVIDNSSAWRMYPEVPLVVPEINPEDTQKNTGIIANPNCSTIQAVVALWPLHKEAGLVYMNVSTYQSVAGTGKAAIDSLSSGSMAVLDGIEWENDGVYPHRIAFNLLPHIGPFDDEGISEEEWKMVNESRKIMHLPDLRVSGINVRVPVFRGHGEGITAQFKRDITPQRAREILEKADGVIVQDDPKNDIYPMPTESVGMDAVYVGRIRRDTGLDNAIAFWVVSDNLRKGAALNAVQIAELL; encoded by the coding sequence ATGAACGCTAAAAAAATTGCCGTCCTAGGGGCGACCGGACTTGTCGGCCGTGAGATGCTTAAAATTCTTGAGCAGAGGAACTTTCCTGTCTCAGATCTTATCCCCCTGGCGTCACTCCGCTCGGCCGGGACGAAAGTTGTCTTTCGCGGAGAGGAGCTTACGGTAGAGGCCGTAAATGAAAACTCGTTCAAAGGAACAGACATCGCGCTCTTCTCCGCAGGCGGAAAGACATCGAGGCAGTGGGCGCCTATAGCGGTTAAGTCTGGTGCGACAGTGATCGATAACAGCTCCGCATGGCGCATGTATCCTGAAGTGCCGCTTGTTGTGCCGGAAATAAACCCGGAAGATACTCAGAAAAACACCGGTATAATAGCAAATCCGAATTGTTCCACTATACAGGCCGTTGTTGCCCTATGGCCACTTCATAAGGAAGCCGGCCTCGTCTATATGAACGTCAGCACATACCAGTCGGTCGCCGGCACAGGGAAGGCAGCGATCGATTCGCTCAGCAGCGGCAGCATGGCGGTGCTTGACGGCATAGAATGGGAGAACGATGGTGTCTATCCGCATAGGATCGCTTTCAACCTCCTGCCGCATATCGGTCCGTTCGACGATGAAGGGATCTCTGAGGAAGAGTGGAAAATGGTCAATGAGTCGCGCAAAATAATGCACCTTCCGGATCTGCGCGTAAGCGGCATAAATGTCCGTGTCCCTGTTTTCAGGGGACATGGGGAGGGAATTACGGCTCAGTTCAAACGGGATATCACGCCTCAGCGTGCCAGAGAAATCCTTGAGAAGGCGGATGGGGTCATTGTACAAGACGACCCAAAGAATGATATTTACCCAATGCCGACAGAAAGCGTCGGTATGGATGCGGTATATGTGGGACGGATCCGCAGGGACACAGGGTTGGATAACGCGATCGCGTTTTGGGTCGTCTCCGATAATCTGCGCAAGGGGGCCGCGCTTAACGCAGTGCAAATAGCGGAACTGCTCTGA
- the scpB gene encoding SMC-Scp complex subunit ScpB has protein sequence MPQPENNINPDMGLLERQVEAMLFVSPQPVTTQELASHLGVSAQRVASALETIKGVYSRGHGLTLLFVAGGWQMATSPDLSDTIESFANSVSLQRVRLSRAALETLSIIAYNQPVTRSEIEDIRSVRCDRVVDTLLKHGLVRVAGRKKSVGSPLLFRTTERFLEIFGLAGITSLPSLEELRDGSEEIGVKDAFASKTGYDGMEAEDDE, from the coding sequence TTGCCGCAGCCTGAAAATAACATAAATCCTGATATGGGACTTCTTGAGAGGCAGGTGGAGGCGATGCTGTTTGTTTCCCCCCAGCCTGTAACAACGCAGGAACTAGCCTCCCATCTTGGTGTATCGGCACAGAGGGTGGCATCGGCTTTAGAGACGATAAAGGGCGTATATTCGCGCGGACATGGACTTACTCTGCTTTTTGTTGCCGGAGGCTGGCAAATGGCGACGTCACCGGATTTGAGCGACACGATTGAAAGTTTTGCCAACTCCGTTTCTCTGCAGCGTGTGCGCCTGAGCCGTGCTGCGCTCGAGACGCTTTCCATAATTGCCTATAACCAGCCTGTAACTCGCTCTGAAATAGAGGACATCCGCTCGGTGCGCTGTGACAGGGTGGTCGATACATTGCTCAAACATGGACTTGTGCGTGTTGCCGGAAGGAAGAAAAGCGTGGGCTCTCCTCTGCTTTTCAGGACTACAGAGAGGTTTCTTGAGATATTCGGGCTGGCAGGCATAACATCGCTGCCCTCTCTCGAAGAGCTTCGCGACGGCAGTGAAGAGATAGGCGTCAAAGATGCTTTTGCATCTAAGACCGGCTATGATGGCATGGAGGCAGAAGATGACGAATGA
- a CDS encoding rRNA pseudouridine synthase has product MTNDAKKETIRLNRYLALCGAGARRKVEEYITAGRVVINGETVTELGRQVTEGDTVTFDGVEMCPVRQTYLIFNKPRGILSAVGDSRDRTVIDILPPSFDPLHLFPVGRLDRDSEGLMILTNDGMFAQELIHPSKGITKTYEVELRKPLDEPLLIQWIKGVEAEGHFLKPLSVRRLARSPMQCCFEVVLGEGIKREIRLMARALGNDVRNLMRRRIGKLELKKLPAGEYISVSKEDIWRYINDGFTV; this is encoded by the coding sequence ATGACGAATGACGCAAAAAAAGAGACGATAAGGCTCAACCGTTATCTGGCCTTGTGCGGTGCCGGTGCGCGGCGCAAGGTAGAAGAATATATCACGGCAGGACGGGTGGTAATAAACGGGGAGACTGTAACAGAGCTTGGAAGGCAGGTCACGGAAGGTGATACGGTCACCTTTGACGGGGTTGAAATGTGCCCTGTCCGGCAGACCTATCTGATATTCAACAAACCCAGGGGTATACTCAGCGCTGTCGGGGACAGCCGCGACAGGACCGTAATAGACATACTTCCGCCTTCGTTCGATCCTCTGCACCTTTTTCCTGTAGGCAGACTCGACAGGGACAGCGAAGGTCTCATGATACTGACGAACGATGGCATGTTTGCGCAGGAACTTATACATCCCAGCAAAGGGATCACAAAAACCTACGAGGTCGAGCTGCGCAAGCCCCTTGATGAGCCGCTGCTCATACAGTGGATCAAAGGAGTTGAGGCCGAAGGGCACTTTCTCAAGCCTTTAAGTGTTCGCAGACTGGCACGCAGCCCAATGCAGTGCTGTTTTGAAGTCGTGCTCGGAGAAGGCATCAAACGCGAGATCCGCCTCATGGCGCGCGCCCTTGGCAATGATGTCCGCAATCTTATGAGGAGGCGTATAGGTAAGCTTGAACTGAAGAAATTACCTGCAGGAGAGTATATCTCAGTCTCAAAAGAAGACATCTGGCGCTATATAAATGACGGTTTTACTGTTTGA
- the greA gene encoding transcription elongation factor GreA, with translation MAAKTVEDKVVMTREGYDKLKAELVSLRGDGRAEIAAKLEEARGFGDLSENAEYHAAKEEQEKLENRILWLEYQLSKAQVVEDKDIDTSRASLGTTVTLKDIDMKKTFTYTLVGTEEADIKDNRISAASPVGKAVLSKTAGDEVIVRTPRGIRHLKVMKICLK, from the coding sequence ATGGCAGCAAAGACAGTTGAAGATAAAGTTGTGATGACCCGTGAGGGATACGATAAACTCAAAGCGGAGCTTGTCTCTCTTCGTGGGGACGGCAGGGCGGAAATAGCCGCTAAGCTGGAAGAAGCCCGCGGCTTCGGTGATTTGAGTGAAAACGCGGAATATCATGCGGCGAAGGAAGAACAGGAAAAACTTGAAAACCGCATATTATGGCTCGAATATCAGTTAAGCAAAGCACAGGTGGTCGAGGATAAGGACATTGACACAAGCCGCGCTAGCCTCGGAACTACGGTTACACTCAAGGATATTGACATGAAGAAGACCTTCACTTATACACTAGTGGGTACAGAAGAAGCTGACATCAAGGACAACAGGATCTCCGCGGCCAGTCCTGTCGGCAAGGCTGTATTGAGCAAAACTGCGGGAGACGAAGTCATAGTCAGAACACCGCGCGGTATCCGTCACCTGAAGGTAATGAAGATCTGCCTCAAGTAA
- a CDS encoding segregation/condensation protein A — MSTLRWGYFTEADLKERQNITGTGQKEDRMGFEVQLGAFSGPLDLLCHLVEAREMDPTEISLTELVSQYVQFLLNSRRTTLNEMAEFFAFASRLLLRKVHSLFPAQAGDEIQEEMTEEDYVESDEELRRMLEVFRPYRNAAAYLSRLQMERERCFVRIADEESSPFYDIGDLYSLAAKWWELLDRYNERNSASGRSEDTIWEDIPDAVPEERQVEQRMDELLRQIKGKRLALGELLHERNSKTLIVTLLALLEMSRLGWVHILQSETLGDVIIAAA; from the coding sequence ATGTCTACACTGCGATGGGGATACTTCACTGAGGCAGATTTGAAAGAGAGACAGAATATTACCGGGACAGGACAAAAGGAAGATAGGATGGGTTTTGAGGTCCAGTTGGGAGCCTTCTCAGGGCCTCTTGATCTTTTGTGCCATCTTGTAGAGGCCCGTGAGATGGACCCTACGGAGATCAGCCTTACGGAACTGGTGTCGCAGTATGTTCAGTTCCTTCTCAACAGCAGAAGGACTACCCTGAATGAGATGGCTGAGTTCTTTGCATTCGCAAGCCGTCTTCTCCTGCGCAAGGTACATTCTCTATTTCCGGCTCAGGCGGGAGATGAGATCCAGGAAGAAATGACCGAAGAGGATTACGTCGAGTCGGATGAGGAATTACGGCGCATGCTTGAGGTTTTTCGTCCCTACAGAAACGCTGCCGCTTATCTCTCCAGGCTCCAGATGGAGCGTGAACGCTGTTTTGTGCGCATCGCGGATGAAGAGAGCAGCCCGTTTTACGACATTGGTGACCTCTACAGCCTCGCGGCTAAATGGTGGGAGCTTCTCGACAGGTACAACGAGAGGAACAGCGCAAGCGGTCGCAGCGAGGATACCATATGGGAAGACATTCCGGACGCAGTGCCTGAGGAGCGTCAGGTCGAGCAGCGCATGGATGAGCTTCTGCGGCAGATAAAAGGGAAGAGGCTTGCCCTTGGCGAGTTGCTTCACGAGCGGAACAGCAAGACTCTTATTGTGACGCTGCTGGCGCTGCTTGAGATGTCGCGTCTCGGATGGGTACATATATTGCAGTCTGAGACACTGGGAGATGTTATAATTGCCGCAGCCTGA
- the thrB gene encoding homoserine kinase produces MDPLITLRVPATSANLGSGFDSIGMAVSLYNIFKVVAIMAEGEYEVEVQGEGSRELSDPKANLVINAYEETCRRWGVHAPGFSLWCHNIIPLGRGLGSSAGAVVAGVLIAKHLTGSCADEDELLRAMTIIEGHPDNVAPCFLGGMVVSCWDGEDLRYVQLPALPPEVLCVVAVPDERVNTSDARKALPKQVPFEDAVFNLGRAALLTAAWATRKWEYLKWGMDDRLHQQYRSRLFKGGDAIFSRVKELPECISVAISGSGPSIIAFVNGPTQRVAEVMCHTFTEYGVRSQFFVLDGSAEGARVEIDMGLKAEIDKVRRCE; encoded by the coding sequence ATGGATCCGCTTATAACGCTTAGGGTCCCTGCGACCAGTGCAAACCTTGGCTCAGGTTTTGACTCGATCGGAATGGCTGTGTCGCTTTATAACATTTTCAAGGTCGTCGCGATAATGGCTGAAGGAGAGTATGAGGTAGAAGTGCAGGGTGAGGGATCAAGGGAGCTTTCAGACCCCAAGGCAAACCTTGTCATCAATGCATACGAAGAGACATGCAGACGCTGGGGAGTCCATGCTCCGGGGTTCTCTCTCTGGTGTCATAATATAATACCTCTCGGCAGGGGTCTTGGGAGTTCTGCCGGAGCTGTTGTGGCCGGAGTCCTTATAGCGAAACATCTGACCGGATCATGTGCTGATGAAGATGAACTTCTCCGTGCAATGACGATCATTGAAGGACATCCTGACAACGTTGCCCCATGTTTCCTCGGGGGGATGGTCGTAAGCTGCTGGGACGGAGAGGATCTGCGTTATGTACAGCTTCCGGCGCTTCCGCCGGAGGTCCTCTGCGTGGTAGCTGTCCCTGATGAACGGGTAAATACATCTGATGCACGTAAAGCTTTGCCTAAGCAGGTCCCGTTTGAGGATGCCGTCTTCAATCTTGGCCGCGCAGCTCTCCTGACTGCTGCATGGGCGACAAGGAAATGGGAATATCTCAAATGGGGCATGGATGACAGGCTTCATCAGCAGTATCGCAGCAGGCTTTTCAAGGGCGGAGATGCTATTTTCTCACGCGTAAAAGAACTTCCGGAATGCATAAGTGTGGCTATCAGCGGATCAGGCCCCAGTATAATTGCCTTTGTCAACGGCCCGACACAGAGGGTTGCCGAGGTGATGTGCCATACTTTCACTGAATATGGCGTTCGCTCGCAGTTTTTTGTCCTGGACGGGAGCGCCGAGGGTGCCAGAGTAGAGATTGACATGGGACTTAAGGCTGAAATAGATAAAGTTCGGAGGTGTGAGTGA
- a CDS encoding aspartate kinase, which translates to MDWRTLPLTVLKFGGTSVAGPDRMRHVAQIVKNIRDKGSRVAVVVSAMGNMTDDLLALARDVAATGNGREMDQLLATGEQQSVALLSLALQQFGLPAQSFTAQQAGIMAKGFPMEGRIYRIKADAVEKVLNEGTVAVVTGFQAITDTGDIITLGRGGSDLSAVALAAALGADSCQLLKDVTGIMTGDPRVVKNPRKISQIGFDECLEMAVQGANVLQARSVEMAARYGIPLYVGSSFVVEEEGTWVMSNPVTEGLIIKAVVHDSRVAKIVLLGVPDVPGVAARLFSSLADSGVGAEMIIQNNMRGGVNDIGFLVKKTDLETAIQVCRDICRRIDAQGVSFDTEIARVTIVGAGIANHPEIPSRMFNILAEEGINIEMIASTALAITCIVDSARAEDAVRALHKRFIEEPVF; encoded by the coding sequence ATGGACTGGAGGACACTTCCACTCACAGTACTTAAATTCGGCGGCACGTCGGTCGCCGGACCAGATAGGATGAGGCACGTTGCGCAGATAGTAAAAAATATCCGTGACAAGGGTAGCCGTGTTGCAGTTGTGGTTTCGGCAATGGGCAATATGACGGATGATTTGCTGGCTCTTGCACGTGATGTTGCAGCGACGGGCAATGGCCGAGAGATGGATCAGCTGCTTGCGACAGGTGAACAGCAGAGTGTGGCTCTCCTATCGCTTGCGCTTCAGCAGTTTGGACTTCCGGCCCAGTCATTTACAGCTCAGCAGGCCGGGATAATGGCCAAGGGGTTCCCCATGGAGGGTCGTATTTACAGGATAAAAGCCGATGCGGTGGAAAAAGTGCTGAATGAGGGAACTGTCGCAGTGGTGACTGGTTTTCAGGCAATAACGGACACCGGCGATATAATAACGCTGGGACGCGGAGGCTCGGATCTATCCGCCGTGGCGCTAGCTGCGGCTCTGGGTGCGGATTCGTGCCAGCTTTTGAAGGATGTTACCGGGATCATGACCGGTGACCCACGTGTCGTAAAGAATCCGCGCAAAATAAGTCAGATCGGTTTTGATGAGTGCCTGGAGATGGCCGTACAGGGCGCAAACGTGCTCCAGGCGCGCAGTGTCGAGATGGCGGCACGCTACGGCATCCCGCTTTATGTTGGTTCAAGCTTTGTTGTGGAAGAGGAGGGAACATGGGTCATGAGCAATCCGGTAACAGAGGGCCTTATCATAAAAGCAGTGGTACATGATTCACGAGTTGCGAAAATAGTTCTGCTTGGAGTTCCTGATGTCCCAGGCGTTGCGGCGCGTCTTTTCTCGAGTCTTGCAGACAGTGGGGTAGGAGCGGAGATGATAATCCAGAACAACATGAGGGGAGGAGTCAATGACATAGGTTTTCTCGTAAAGAAGACCGATCTGGAGACGGCGATACAGGTCTGCCGTGATATATGCCGCAGGATAGACGCTCAGGGGGTCTCGTTTGACACGGAAATAGCGCGTGTTACCATTGTAGGCGCCGGAATAGCAAACCACCCTGAGATCCCGTCCAGGATGTTCAATATCCTTGCTGAAGAGGGGATCAATATAGAGATGATAGCTTCAACGGCGCTTGCCATAACATGCATAGTGGACTCGGCCCGCGCCGAGGATGCAGTTAGAGCTTTGCATAAGAGATTTATAGAGGAGCCTGTATTCTGA
- a CDS encoding D-alanine--D-alanine ligase, which yields MKIVIAYGGTSPEREVSLNSGASVAQALEAAGHSIILEDVKSPRSFVEKWDSFGADGVFVALHGGWGEDGRFQTCLEAFGIPYTGSGPEACMLSMDKNVSKQVFIQNGVPVPYGIMKEKGSVVGVPESEMLKKYGQLIVKPKGGGSTVGVTQAATIEALIQGLAVAWELEDFALVEQYIPGREITVSVWEKNDGDVIALPAIDIRPKVGFYDYKNKYTSGCTEYICPAPFSPEAASRLNEIAVTAHKCLGCRAYSRVDFRVTEDDRIYALEVNTAPGMTATSLVPKAAKAYGMDFAEFLESIIRVSFKIKRSL from the coding sequence ATGAAAATTGTAATAGCATATGGCGGAACAAGCCCCGAGCGCGAGGTCTCGCTGAATTCCGGCGCATCCGTCGCCCAAGCGCTGGAAGCGGCAGGGCATAGCATCATTCTTGAGGATGTGAAATCACCGCGCAGCTTTGTGGAAAAATGGGACTCATTTGGCGCAGACGGGGTATTTGTTGCCCTGCACGGAGGATGGGGCGAGGATGGGCGCTTTCAGACCTGCCTTGAAGCCTTTGGTATCCCCTACACAGGCTCAGGGCCTGAGGCCTGCATGCTTTCGATGGACAAGAATGTATCAAAGCAAGTATTTATTCAGAATGGAGTGCCCGTGCCTTACGGCATTATGAAAGAAAAAGGAAGCGTCGTTGGAGTACCCGAATCAGAGATGCTAAAAAAATACGGACAGCTTATTGTCAAACCCAAAGGCGGCGGAAGCACGGTCGGAGTTACACAGGCGGCAACGATAGAAGCGCTTATTCAGGGACTCGCTGTGGCTTGGGAGTTAGAGGATTTTGCACTGGTTGAGCAGTATATCCCGGGCAGAGAGATCACAGTCTCGGTGTGGGAGAAGAATGACGGCGACGTTATTGCGCTTCCTGCCATAGATATCAGGCCAAAGGTCGGGTTCTATGATTATAAGAATAAATACACGAGCGGCTGCACCGAGTATATATGTCCCGCGCCGTTTTCGCCCGAAGCAGCTTCACGTTTGAACGAAATCGCGGTTACCGCGCATAAATGCCTTGGCTGCCGCGCCTACAGCAGGGTGGATTTCAGAGTGACAGAGGATGACAGGATATACGCGCTTGAGGTCAATACAGCACCTGGAATGACTGCCACAAGTCTTGTGCCGAAAGCAGCGAAGGCTTATGGCATGGACTTTGCCGAGTTCCTGGAGAGTATAATAAGGGTATCGTTTAAAATAAAACGCAGCCTGTAG
- the trpS gene encoding tryptophan--tRNA ligase, producing the protein MDERKRIFSGMRPTGKLHYGHMAGALINWVKLQDHYNCFWGIVDWHAMMSDYADSGRVKTNCREILLDWLAVGVDPEKSSIFIQSHVKQHAEMHLALSMITPLGWLERCPTYKEQILNLQNKDLSTYAFLGYPVLMAGDILLYKSFAVPVGEDQGPHLELTREVARRFNHFYGDIFPEPDILLTPTAKMPGTDGRKMSKSYGNSLDIADDMATIWGKLRTMTTDPARERRTDPGTPEKCPVWDIQKFFNKDADEMTELHEGCMTAGIGCIDCKKKLMAHLEEMMGPIQQRRAYLETRDDDLMQILESGAARARKVAEQTMEDVYTAMGILH; encoded by the coding sequence ATGGACGAGAGAAAAAGGATTTTCAGCGGGATGAGGCCTACCGGCAAACTGCACTATGGGCACATGGCAGGGGCCCTCATAAACTGGGTCAAGCTCCAGGACCATTACAACTGTTTCTGGGGGATCGTTGACTGGCATGCTATGATGTCAGACTATGCGGACAGCGGCAGGGTCAAGACAAACTGTAGGGAGATACTTCTTGACTGGCTTGCGGTCGGAGTCGACCCGGAGAAATCTTCAATATTCATTCAGTCCCACGTCAAACAGCATGCGGAGATGCACCTCGCGCTTTCCATGATAACGCCGCTCGGTTGGCTTGAACGTTGTCCGACTTATAAGGAACAGATATTGAACCTGCAGAACAAGGACCTTTCAACATACGCATTTCTTGGATATCCTGTTTTGATGGCCGGAGATATCCTTCTTTATAAATCATTTGCAGTGCCTGTGGGAGAGGATCAGGGACCTCATCTTGAACTTACGCGCGAGGTCGCAAGGCGCTTTAACCATTTCTACGGGGATATATTCCCAGAGCCTGATATACTGCTTACTCCCACCGCTAAGATGCCAGGCACTGACGGGCGCAAGATGAGTAAGTCATACGGCAATTCTCTGGACATTGCTGACGATATGGCCACTATATGGGGCAAACTGCGCACGATGACTACAGATCCTGCACGTGAGCGCAGGACTGATCCTGGAACGCCAGAGAAGTGCCCTGTGTGGGATATCCAAAAGTTCTTCAACAAAGATGCGGATGAGATGACAGAACTGCACGAAGGCTGCATGACTGCCGGCATTGGCTGTATCGACTGCAAGAAGAAACTGATGGCGCATCTTGAAGAGATGATGGGCCCTATCCAGCAGCGCCGGGCGTATCTCGAGACCCGGGACGACGATTTGATGCAGATCCTTGAATCAGGCGCTGCACGTGCCCGCAAAGTTGCGGAACAGACGATGGAAGATGTCTACACTGCGATGGGGATACTTCACTGA
- a CDS encoding tRNA 2-thiocytidine(32) synthetase TtcA, whose protein sequence is MNQEFEKLYPLAKKISRFVGEAIRDYSMIRRGDRIMIGLSGGKDSLILSLALALLRERSPVKFELQACLVDQSGGSMNGSHLSEYMGLLGIPLDIVVHQTYKIVKERDERSPCSFCANMRRGILAGHAKEKGCNVLALGHHKDDTVETVLLNLFYGGRFKCYRPHLYMSRTGIRVIRPLIYIEEKNLIIEAGRLKLPVISSCCPYGDKSKRKSTKELLSKIEADVPEIKSNVIHALQNVLESDIWNAAMPDK, encoded by the coding sequence TTGAATCAGGAATTTGAAAAATTATACCCCTTAGCTAAGAAGATCTCCCGTTTTGTCGGTGAAGCTATTCGAGATTATAGCATGATACGCCGCGGAGATAGAATAATGATAGGGCTGTCTGGAGGCAAAGACAGCCTTATTCTCTCTCTGGCGCTGGCTCTGCTGAGAGAACGCAGCCCCGTGAAATTTGAATTGCAGGCCTGCCTCGTTGACCAGAGCGGAGGATCCATGAACGGTTCCCATCTCTCAGAGTATATGGGGTTACTGGGGATCCCTCTTGATATAGTCGTGCACCAGACGTACAAAATCGTCAAGGAACGCGATGAACGCTCGCCGTGCAGCTTTTGCGCGAATATGCGCCGCGGGATCCTTGCAGGACATGCAAAGGAGAAGGGCTGCAACGTACTGGCACTGGGGCACCACAAGGACGATACGGTGGAGACGGTGCTGCTTAATCTTTTCTACGGCGGAAGGTTCAAGTGCTACCGTCCGCATTTATACATGAGCAGGACGGGGATACGCGTTATAAGGCCGCTGATTTATATCGAGGAGAAAAATTTGATCATAGAAGCCGGACGCCTGAAGCTGCCTGTAATAAGTTCATGCTGCCCCTACGGGGATAAGTCAAAGCGCAAATCAACCAAGGAGCTCCTGTCAAAAATAGAGGCAGACGTGCCTGAGATCAAAAGCAACGTGATCCATGCATTGCAAAATGTACTTGAATCCGATATCTGGAATGCGGCTATGCCGGATAAATGA
- the thrC gene encoding threonine synthase: MGVIEKYAGFLPVTDKTPRITLGEGNTPLVYLGVISKLLEIDLWGKLEGCNPTGSFKDRGMVMAVAKALEEGAKALVCASTGNTSASAAAYAAAAQIPCYVLLPAGKVALGKLAQALMYGATVIAVNGNFDRALEMAREAAEHNGFAIVNSVNPYRLWGQRSGAWEVCEALGKAPDWHALPVGNAGNISAYWAGYKQYMDIGKTVVLPRMMGFQAAGAAPLVTGEPCPYPETIATAIRIGNPVSAELAREAVKESRGEFNSVTDEEILSAQILLSSKGGVFAEPASCAPLAGLVKLKSLGRLPRGIRVVMVLTGNGLKDPDTAMSQVGRPIEIGDSLDELLEVMK, from the coding sequence ATGGGAGTAATTGAAAAGTATGCAGGATTTTTGCCGGTTACCGATAAGACGCCGCGCATAACATTGGGAGAGGGAAACACTCCCCTTGTATATCTTGGAGTTATAAGCAAACTTCTTGAGATAGACCTGTGGGGAAAGCTTGAGGGATGTAACCCTACAGGTTCATTTAAGGACAGGGGAATGGTCATGGCCGTAGCGAAGGCTCTGGAAGAGGGGGCGAAGGCCCTTGTCTGTGCCTCTACCGGCAACACGTCGGCATCGGCGGCGGCTTATGCCGCTGCGGCGCAGATACCGTGCTATGTGCTTCTTCCTGCAGGCAAGGTGGCTCTTGGAAAGCTTGCTCAGGCGCTTATGTACGGCGCAACTGTAATCGCAGTTAACGGCAACTTTGACAGAGCGCTTGAGATGGCGCGTGAGGCTGCCGAACATAATGGGTTTGCAATAGTAAACTCAGTTAACCCATATCGCCTCTGGGGACAGAGGAGCGGGGCATGGGAGGTCTGCGAAGCCTTGGGAAAAGCGCCTGACTGGCACGCGCTGCCGGTCGGCAACGCAGGAAACATAAGCGCCTATTGGGCAGGCTACAAACAGTACATGGATATCGGAAAGACAGTCGTGCTTCCGAGGATGATGGGTTTTCAGGCTGCAGGAGCCGCCCCGCTCGTCACAGGCGAACCGTGTCCTTATCCCGAGACGATCGCTACAGCTATACGTATCGGCAACCCGGTAAGCGCGGAACTTGCCAGGGAAGCGGTAAAAGAATCACGGGGTGAGTTTAACTCAGTCACTGACGAAGAGATACTTTCAGCGCAGATCCTGCTTTCGTCTAAGGGGGGAGTATTTGCGGAACCGGCTTCCTGTGCCCCTCTCGCGGGGCTTGTGAAACTTAAGAGCCTTGGCCGGCTGCCTAGGGGCATACGCGTCGTCATGGTACTTACCGGCAATGGGCTCAAAGATCCGGACACCGCAATGTCTCAGGTCGGCAGGCCTATAGAAATAGGGGACAGCCTTGATGAATTGCTGGAGGTGATGAAGTGA
- a CDS encoding Nif3-like dinuclear metal center hexameric protein, protein MMLCDVVSKIEKRIPVSWAEEWDNPGLAVGDPTSSVSCVALALDVTTDSVFQAAANGCQLLVSHHPAIFHAMKSIVLDRPASQAIAAALQNGVALYAAHTNWDSSPEGVNFCLAKKLELEGIVPLAYPALPDGAWGIGAVGSFQQRISMAECLKRIKERWRLSCCLCYGDEFRPITKVAIGGGSCGSMWYEAFESGADVFITADMSYHQRQDALGMGLNIIVTDHGEMEKVSLPALAGLIEEETGLRVEFVRETPTRRILI, encoded by the coding sequence ATGATGTTATGCGATGTTGTCAGTAAAATAGAGAAGAGGATCCCTGTCTCATGGGCGGAAGAATGGGACAATCCAGGCCTTGCGGTTGGTGATCCGACCTCTTCTGTCTCTTGTGTTGCTCTGGCCCTTGATGTGACGACGGATTCTGTCTTTCAGGCAGCTGCCAACGGCTGTCAGCTTCTTGTGTCGCACCATCCTGCAATCTTTCACGCAATGAAGTCTATCGTGCTGGATAGGCCTGCCTCGCAGGCGATAGCCGCTGCCCTGCAGAACGGAGTCGCACTTTATGCCGCCCACACTAACTGGGACTCTTCGCCTGAGGGTGTAAATTTCTGTCTTGCCAAGAAACTGGAGCTTGAAGGCATAGTGCCGCTTGCATATCCCGCATTGCCGGACGGAGCGTGGGGAATTGGAGCGGTCGGCAGTTTTCAGCAACGGATAAGTATGGCCGAATGTCTGAAACGCATTAAGGAGCGATGGCGTCTTTCCTGCTGCTTATGTTACGGCGATGAATTCCGCCCGATCACAAAAGTCGCAATTGGCGGAGGCTCATGCGGAAGCATGTGGTACGAAGCGTTTGAAAGCGGCGCGGATGTTTTTATCACTGCGGACATGTCATACCACCAAAGGCAGGACGCACTCGGCATGGGACTCAACATAATAGTGACTGACCATGGCGAGATGGAGAAGGTCTCGCTTCCTGCACTTGCCGGCCTTATAGAAGAAGAGACAGGTCTGCGCGTAGAATTTGTGCGCGAAACTCCGACACGGCGCATATTGATTTAA